The genomic region TCATCCTGCCGGCGCCGTCCCTCGTCGTCGCTCTCCGCGAAGCCGGCGTCGAACGCGACCGCGGCCCGCACTCGCTTCTTGGCCGCGGCGCGCAGGCCCTCGAGCACGCGCTCGTGGTTGACGCAGAAGGCGAGCACGTCGACGCCCTCGGGCAGCTCCTCGATCGAGCGATAGCAGCGCCGCCCCAGCAGGCTCTCGTAGCGGGGATTGATGGGATAAACGTCGCCCGGAAACCCGATGCGGTCGAGATTCTCGACGATCGTACGGCCCACCGACGGTCGCTCGGAGGCGCCGAGCACCGCGACCGAGCGAGGCTTCAGGAGCGCGTCGAGCTGGATGACCGATCCTCCTGACCGGCGCGGCGCGGGATGCGCCCGCTGCTGTAGGAGACTCGCCCACCGTGAACCGGCGGTCAAGCGAGTTTTGGTGAGCGTCTTGACAGCGGCCCGGCCCGGGTCTTTACTGAGCCCACGACGAGGCACGATGGCTCGTCGCGCAGGTGTTTCAGGAGGTAGGGATGGACACTCCACCGGGCCAGTCACGCGCGTCATCGGTGAGATGACAGGCGGCCGATGACGCCTCCCCAGCACCTTCGCCTGAACTGAATCCCGACTCCTGCCGGGCCGCGCAGCGTGTGCTGCGCACTTACCTGAGGGACCCGCGGGCGGGGCCGAGTCCCCGCCCGCCCCCTCTCCCATTGGGGTCTCCTCGTTCTCCACGCGGTTTGACCTGCCGGCCGCGCTCTGGCAGGATCGCCCCCGTAGCGTCTGCCGGGAACCGTGCCGAAGAAAGGGGAGCGCCCATGATGGACCTCGTGATCAAGAACGCGCGCATCTGCGATGGAACCGGCGCCTCCAGCTTCATGGGCACGCTCGGGGTCGAGGGCGGCGTGATCCGGTACGTGGGCCCGCGTGACGGCCAGACCGCGGAGCGGGTCATCGACGCCGACGGCCTCGTCCTCGCTCCCGGCTTCGTGGATCCCCACACCCACTACGACGCGCAGATCTCCTGGGATCCGCTCGTCACGTGCTCACCGTGGCACGGCGTGACCACCGTCATCATGGGCAACTGCGGGGTGGGAGTGGCGCCGGTCAAGCCGGAGACCCGCGAGATCCTCATGCAGGATCTGGTCAACGTCGAGGCCATTCCCTACGACGTGATGAAGGCGGGCATCGACTGGCAGTGGGAGAGCTACGGCCAGTATCTCGACGCGATCGATCGCCGCGGGCTCGGCATCAACGTGGCCGGCCTGGTCGCGTTCACCCCGCTGCGCCACTACGTGATGGGGGAGGCCTCGTTCGAGCGGCCGGCCACCCCGGCCGAGATCGACGCCATGCGGCGCCTGCTGCGCGAGGCGATGGAGGCGGGCGCCTTCGGCCTCAGCACCACGACGTCTCGCAATCACGTCGGCTACGAGGGTCGGCCGCTGGCCTGCCGCAACGCGAGCCGCGACGAGCTGCTCGGGGTCGTGCGCGGCCTCGCCGACGTCGGGCGGGGCGCCATCGAGATCATCCTGAGCTCGGGGGGCATGTACGCGGTGAGCGACGACGACGTCGAGCTGCTGCGCGGGATCACCCAGGCGAGCGGGCGGCCGGTGACGTGGCTCGCCCTGTTCGCGCATCCGGGCCAGCCCGACTTCCACGACCAGACCTTCGCCAAGCTGGGCGATCTGGTGAAGCAGGCGATCCCTCAGATCACCCCGCGGCCCATCATGAGCCAGGGCGATCTGCGGAACCCCACCATGTTCGGCTCCTTCATCTCCTGGCAGAAGGTCTTCAACCGGCCGGAGGCCGAGAAGATCGCCGTCTACCGCGAGGCCGCGTTCCGCGACGCCTTCCAGCAGGAGCTGGAGAGCCGCCAGCGCAGCCACATGTGGGGCCAGATGCGCGTGCTGGAAGTGGGCCGGCGGGAGCTGGCGGTCCACGTGGGACGCACGCTCGAGGAGATCGCGGCGAGCGAGGGCAAGCGTCCGGTCGACGCCTACTTCGACCTGGGCCTCGCCGACGACCTCGCCACGCGCTTCCAGTCCTCCACGTTCAACTTCGATCCCGCCGGCGTCGAGCGGCTGATCGCCGACGACCGCTGCCTGATCGGCCTCTCCGACGGCGGCGCGCACGTCGACGTCATCTGCGACGTGGGCTACGCGACCGCGCTGCTCGACCTGTGGGTGCGCAAGCGTGGAGTGCTGAGCCTGGAGAAGGCGGTGCACAAGCTGACCCAGGTGCCCGCGACCGTGTTCGGCATCCCCGACCGCGGCGTGCTCGCGGAGGGCAAGGTCGCCGACCTGGTGCTGTTCGATCCGGCCACCGTCGCCGCGCGCACGCCGCGGTACGTGCACGACCTGCCGTGCAACGGCCGGCGGCTGATCTGCGAGTCCGAGGGGATCAGGGCCACCTTCGTGGCGGGCACGCAGCTCTACGACGACGGCCGGCACACCGGAGCGATGCCCGGACGGATCCTGCGCAGCTACCAGTAGCCGCCATGAGCGAGTTCCTCGACCTTCACGGCAAGGTCGCGGTGGTGACCGGGGCGGCCAGCGGGCTCGGTCGGGCGGTGGCCCGGGGGCTCGTGCGCGAGGGCGCGCGTGTGGTGCTCGGCGACATCGACAAGGCCGGGCTCGAGCGCACCGCGCGAGAGCTGGGCGACGCGGCACGGTGGCACCGCACCGACGTGGCGCGGCGCGACGACGTCGCGGCTCTCTTCCGGGTGTGCGACGAGGCCTTCGGCCCGGTCGAGATCCTGGCGACCTGCGCCGGCATCATCAGCTCGGCTCCGCTCGCGGTCATGACGGAGGAGGAGTGGGACCGCGTGCTCGCCATCAACACCAAGGGCACCTTCTTCTGCATCCAGGAGGCGGTCACGCGCATGATCCCGCGCCGGCGCGGCCGCATCGTCACCATCGGCTCGGACAGCGTGACGCGAGGCGGAGGGCGCGTGGCCACCGCGGCCTACACCGCCTCGAAGGGGGCGGTGGTCGCGCTCACCCGCAACATCGCCCGCGATCTGGTCGGCACCGGGGTCAGCGTGAACTGCCTCAACCCGGGCCCGATCGATTCGCCGATGCACGCCCCGCTGACCGCCGAGCAGCGGGCGCGGGTGACCGCGAGCATCCCGCTCGGCTGGATGGCGAAGCCGGAGGAGATCGCCAACGGCGTGCTCTTCCTCGCCTCGGATCGCGCGGCCAGCTTCATGTTCGGAGCCAACCTCAACATCGACGGCGGCAGCCAGATGGGCACGAGCTGAGCGGGCCTCCATGCGTGGCCGGCAGGTCTTCATGGAGAGCCTGATCGCCCACGGGGTGACGTACGTCTTCGGCAACCCCGGTACCACCGAGAGCCCGATCCTGGACGCGCTGCAGGACTACCCGTCGCTGCGCTACATCGTGGCCCTGCATGAGGGGGTGGCCCTCGGCGCGGCCAGCTACTACGCGCAGACGAGCGGACGGCCCGCGGTGGTCAACCTGCACGTGGCGCCGGGGCTCGGCAACGCGCTCGGCATGCTCTACAACGCCTTCAAGGCTCGCGCGCCACTGGTCGTCACCGCCGGGCAGCAGGACACGCGGCTGCGGCTGCGCGGGCCGGTGCTCGGGCACGATCTGGTGGCGATGGCGACGCCGCTCACCAAGTGGAGCGTCCAGGTCGAGCGCGCCGACGAGTTCGCGCTGATCATGCACCGCGCGCTCAAGATCGCCACGGATCCGCCCGCCGGTCCCGTGTTCGTCGCGCTGCCGATCGACGTGCTCGAGCAGGAGACCGATCTGGCGCCGCTGCCGCCCGGCCGTCTGTACCGGGCGCCCGAGCCGGATCCGTCGGGCGTGCAGGCCGCCGCGGATCTGCTGCTGGGCAGCCGGCGACCGGCCTTCGTCCTCGGCGACGACGTGACCGGAGCGGCGGCGGAGGCGGCCGCCCTCGCCGAGCAGGTGGGCGCCGCGGTGTGGTGCGAGGGCCTGCGCGCCCAGCAGCCGCTGCCGAGCGCACACCCGAACTTCCGCCTCGGGCTGCCGTTCGACGCCCTCGCCATCCGCAAGGCGCTCGACGGGGTGGACACCGTGCTGCTCGTCGGCGGGCCGTTCTTCGAGGAGGTCTGGTACGCTCCCGGCCCGCCGCTTCCGCCCGGGGCCTCGGTGATCCACATCGAGTCGTCACCCGAGCGGCTGGCCCACAACCTCGCGGTGACGGTCGGGCTGGTGAGCCACCCGCGGGCCGCGCTCTCGGCCCTCGCCGCCGCCGTCGAGCGCGGCGCGAGCGCCGCGTTCCGCGAGACGGCGGACCGGCGGAACGAGGCGCTGCGCGCGCTGAAGGCGCAGGATGCGGAGGCCCAGCGCGCCCGGGCGGCCAAGCGGTGGGCCGGCACGCCGATCTCCGTGCCGCGCCTCGTGGCCGAGATCGAGGCGGCCTTGCCGGCGGATGCCATCGTCGTCGACGAATCCATCACCGCCAGCCTCGATCTGACGAGGACCGTTCAGTTCGAGCGGCCGGGCGACTACGTCGGGGCGCGCGGCGGCGGCATCGGCCAGGCGCTGCCCGGGGCCCTCGGCGTGAAGCTGGCCCATCCCGATCGGCCGGTGGTCGCGCTGTCCGGCGACGGCTCGGCGATGTACAGCATCCAGGCCCTCTGGACCGCGGCGCATCACGACCTCGCGGTGGTCTTCGTGATCCTGAACAACCGCGAGTACCGCATCCTCAAGCACAACATGGATACGTACCGACAGCGCTTTGGTGCGAAACCCGACCGCGGCTACCCGAACATGGATCTCGTGGGGCCCGACCTGGGCTTCGTCGATCTCGCGCGGGGCATGGGGGTGGCGGGCGAGCGGGTCGCCACGCCGGACGAGCTACGCCCCGCGCTCGCGCGCGCGCTCGGCGCCGGCCGCCCGTTCCTCCTGGACGTCGCGATCGAGGGCCGCGCCTGACGCGGGCGCGCGGAGCGCCGGTCAATCCTCGCGGTTGCTCACGCGCGGGCCGCCGCTCACGTAGGCAGATGGCGGCCGAGCCCGTCGAGGAACCCCAGCACCACCAGGTCGTAGAGATAGTCGGAGGACGTCAGCTCCGGCCCGGCCGGGCCGCCGTCGCCGTCGCGCGCCGGCGATCCGTTCACCGCGTCCTCCGGGTCCGGCCCGAAGCGCAGACGCGGCAGGACGTCGGTCGGGGCCGGCGCGTCACCCGGCGGCGACCCAAACGCGGGGCGGGCCGCGTCCGGCGCGCCGTCGCCGTCGCGCCCGTTCGAGCCGAATCGAAGAAAGACCTCGGCCAGATCGTGGCCGCGTCCGGCGACCGCGCTCAGCATCCGGGTCAGCTGAACGTCGGTGAGGGGATCCACCGCGAGCCCGTCGAGCATCAGGTCCTCGATCTCCAGCATGTCGAAGGCGAGGCGGCCGGCCTTGTACAGCGGATGCGGCCGGAGCGCGGCGAGCAGGAACGCGGCGCGCTCGGGCTGGTGGCGCTCCAGCGCCTTGCCGCGCCGGGCCAGCGTGCACAGGAGCACGCGGGCGCCCCGCGTCGCCTGCTGGATCCTCTCGATGAGGCGGGCGTCGTCCGGGGTCATGGGCCGATCACAGCAGCCGGGTGTTCACGTAGTGGATGACCTGGCGCAGGATGGCCTTGCCCTCGCTCTGCGGGATGAAGCCCAGGGTGTCCTCGAAGAGCCGCGCCCCCCGGGCCGCGTGCCGCGCGGCCACCCGGCGCGCGTACTCGATCGAGTCGTTCTGCTCCATGCGGCGGAGCACGTGACGCGACTCGGCCACCGTGCGCGCGCTCCGCGGCCGGCGGAGCCACTCGTGCAGCTCCCGTCGCTCGCGTGCGGAGACGGTGCGCATGAGATGGATGAGCATGAGCGTGCGCTTGCCCTCGAGCAGATCGCCCAGGGTCTCCTTGCCGTAGAGATCCTCCTCGCCGATCAGGTTGAGCACGTCGTCCTGGATCTGGAAGGCGATGCCGACCTGCTTGAACACTTCGCCGAGGAGATCCAGCTCGCGGGGGCGCGTGTGGCCGGCCGCGATCGCGCCCAGCCGACAGGGCGACCGGCACGTGTACCAGCCGGTCTTCTGGCTGACCATGTTGATGTAGTCGGCGTCGCGGATGGGGACGTGCCGCCGCCTGATCCAGCCCAGCTCGACGGCCTGGCCTTCGATGGACTCTCGGCACATGTGGATGATCTCGTGGATCATGGTGAGGGTGCGGGCGAGCCCGAGGCGCTCGATGTTGGTCAGCACCGTGTCCACCGCGAGCAGGTTCAGCCCGTCGCCCGCGTTGACGGCGAGCGGGATGCCGTGCTCCATGTGCAGGCACCGCTCGCCGCGGCGCCGCAGGGACTCGTCCTCGATGTCGTCGTGGATGAGGAACGCGTTGTGGAACATCTCCACCGCGGCCGCGATGCGCACCGCGTCCTCGCCGTGGCCACCGAAGGCGCCGCAGGTCGCGATGCACAGCGTGGGGCGCAGGCCCTTGCCGCCGCGCGCGGGATACTCCCGCATCAGGCGGTAGAGCCCGTCGACGGGATGCCGCGCGGGGATGAGGGTGAGGATCTCGTCGGCCACGCGCCGCCGGCAGCGCTCCATGATGTCGAACAGGTCGGCGTCGCGCGGCCCTTCGAAGGCCCACCAGCCCTCGCCGGCGCGCCGGTTCCAGAGCACGCGCGTCGTCGCGACCGAGGCGGACTCCGCGGCGGCGTCGCTGCTCCGGAGCAGCCCGGCCGCGTCCGGTACGTCGGCGCCCGGGCCGGGCTCGTGCCCGTTCGCGGCCACCGCGAGGGCGAGGCCGCGTCCCTCGCGGTAGGCCGTCCACAGTGACTGCACGGAGCGCAGGCCCGCCGCGCGCTGAGCCAGCAGCTGAAAAGTCCGCCACACCGCCAGGACCTGCTCGGGGGTGCCGCGGACGTCGAAGGCACCCTGCTCGAGGACCTGGCTGGGGCGGCCTTCCAGGTCGTAGAGCGCGAGCAGGCTCTCGTCGTTGAAGAAGCACTCGACCGTCGCCGGCGCGAGCCCGGCGGTCACCGTCACCGAGTTGTGGTGGGCCCGCAGCGTCGCGTGGCTGCCGTCGCCGAAGTGCAGCGCGAGCACGATGTCGCCCAGCTCGCGCGCGGCCTCCGCGCCGACCGACGGGGTGCGCCGCGCGAGGGTCTCGACGGTGCGCGTCAGCAGGTCGGCCGCGCTCTCGATCGCGCGCGACGGACCTGCGGGCCCGGCCGGCGCGAGGCCGGCGCCGTAGCGCAGCCTACCGGAGGGCACTCCAGGCCCTCTCGGCCGCGCCGCCCGCGAACTCCACGATGCCGGGACTGGCGAACGACTCGGTCGACCCGTTCATCTTGATCCGCATCTCCATGTCGCCGATCACCTCGTGCACCGAGAACGGGGGCAGGCTGGTCTCCGACGGGACGACCAGCCGCGCGGCGTCGCGGCAACGGAAGCGGAGCTGGATCCAGTCGGCCCCTTGATAGCCGTCGATGCAGAGCACCGCGGGGATGGGCGCGGTGGCGAACGTCCCGAGCAGCGGGGCGAGCCGCGGGGTCGTGGTCACCCGGTCGCGCGCGAGCTGGCCGGCCACGGTGACCCGCAGCGCCCGACGCGGCAGGAACTGCACCATGCGCCCACGTCGCCACACCATGACCATGGCGGTGTGGTCGTGGGCCTCGTCCATGGGCTGTAGCAGCGCGAACACGACCGCCCACCGCGGAGCCCCTTCCGGGTTGTCGGCGAGCTGGTTGCAGAAGCCGAACACCCAGCCGCCCATTTCCGGCCAGGCCCAGCGGCCGAGCACGCGCTCGTGGTAGCCGATCGCCAGGGTCTCGCGCGCCGGCACCATGCCGTCGTCCCAGCGCCCCTGCGCGAGCACGCCGGGCTGGGCCTGCCAGCGCTTCCAGTTGGTGCGGTGGAAGTGCGACACGCCCGCGGGCGCCGGCGTGGTGGTGCTGGTCAAGCGCAGGGTTACCGCGGGACGTCCCGCCAGCGACTGCATGGCGAAATCCGGGGGCGGCACCGCGATGGAGGGCGCGGGGCTGCGGTACGACGTCCACGGCTCGATGGGCAGGTGCGCGTGCCACTGGCTGCACGTCCATCCGTGATCGCGGTGGTACATGAGCAGCACGGAGGTGCGGATCGGCTCGCCGCCGTCCTCGGCCCCGAGGGCCGCGAGGTTGGCGATCAGGGCCTGTCGCTCGTCGGCGGTGACGAAGGCGTAGTGCAGCCAGCGCCGCTCCAGCACGTCGGAGAGCGGCACCCGCGGGAACGGACCCGGCGGACCGGTGAGGAAGCGAGCCGGGTCGAGCCCGGCCGCGCCGGCGTCGACTCCGACCGGACCAACGATCACCGGGCGGCCTCGGCCGGGGCGGGCGCGCTCTTCGGCGGAGCCGACGGGAGCACCGTGATGGAGAGTCCGACCTCCTTGGCGTGCAGGCCGACCAGCCGGACGACCGTGAGGTAGGTCTGACCCACCGAGAAGTCTCGGGTGATCGTGACGACGATCTGGACGACCGCCTGGGCGCGTGGGCCGATCGACAGGGTGGGCGGCTCGAACGTGACGAGGGAGGCAGGCAGCGTGGCGCCGCTCGCGGGGACCAGCTCGCTGGAGGCGAGACTGACCTCGAGGGGATGGTCGAAGTGGTTCTCCACCATGAACGCGGAGGTGACGCGATCGCCCGGCCGGCCTTCGAGCCGCAGCTCCACGCGCGGGGGGACGCCGGGGCGCGGCGCGGTGGACGTGCCCTTCGGCAGCAGCGCGGCCTCGGCGGCGGTGAGGAGCCCGGACATGATGGCCAGGCCGTGCGAGCTCACCAGCGAGTAGGAGGCGAGGTTGAAGTCGAGCCAGCGCGACAGGAGCGCGGCGCCGTTGAGGGGCTCGCGCGAGCCGGATCCCGCCGACTTCACCGCCTCCTGGACGAACGTGGTGAGGCGGGTGAGCAGCTGCGCGTTGCCCGCCATGTTCGTGGCCACCAGCTCCTTCAGCTGCTCGACGAACTCCTCGGGAGACTTCCGGCCGGAAGGCTCGGTGGCGACCATGGAGCGCTCCTCGTCGTGCGATCGGGTCCGCCGGGTGGTCCGGGCCCGCCGCGGGCTTGCCTACGGTGGCGACGCGATCCCGCTACCGGTGATCCTGATCGGGCGTACGGGGCAGCAGCTCGGTGCAGGGCTCCGTGCACTGGAAGTGATCGTACCAGCGGTGGGCGCGGATCCGCACCGGCAGGTCCCCCGCGGCGACCTCGCAGCGCGACGGCCCGCAGTCCACCACCGCGCCCTTCGCGGCGACGTCGAGCACGAGGCGCACGCACTGCTCATAGGCGCCCACGATCCGGACCTCCGCGACGTACTGCGCGCCCGCCTGCAAGTCGGCGCCGACGGGAACGTTCACCCCGACGGTGACCGAGTCGTGACGGGGAAGGCTCGCGCTCTGCGTGGACAGCTGGACCTTGGTCGACGGATTGCCCGGTCCGGAGAACGCACTGGCGCTGAACGCGAAGGCCCGGGGCTGCGACCCGGTGTTGGTGACCCGGATGTCGGCGTGTGCGGTGCTGCCCGGGCACACCCTCCAGTGGATCTCACACACGCAGCGGGGCGGGCACGGAGTCTCCGGGATCTCGCAGCAGGGATCGGAGAGCCGCGAGATCTCGATCCGGGGCAGCGTGGCGGTGGCCAGCCCGGTGGCCGCCTCGAGAAAGCCGCGCGCGGTGTCCGCGGACAGGGTCAGCAGCTTCGGCGCGAGATCGAGCATGAGCTTCGGTCCGAGCTGGGCCAGCTCCTGCACGAGGGCCAGGACGTCACCGCCGGGCGATCGCTTCAACGATGCGGGGCTCATGCGTTGTCTCCTCCCTCTCTAGCGGCGCAGGATCTCGCGACACCGCGGGGTGTTCGCGAGGA from Candidatus Methylomirabilota bacterium harbors:
- a CDS encoding amidohydrolase family protein, with protein sequence MMDLVIKNARICDGTGASSFMGTLGVEGGVIRYVGPRDGQTAERVIDADGLVLAPGFVDPHTHYDAQISWDPLVTCSPWHGVTTVIMGNCGVGVAPVKPETREILMQDLVNVEAIPYDVMKAGIDWQWESYGQYLDAIDRRGLGINVAGLVAFTPLRHYVMGEASFERPATPAEIDAMRRLLREAMEAGAFGLSTTTSRNHVGYEGRPLACRNASRDELLGVVRGLADVGRGAIEIILSSGGMYAVSDDDVELLRGITQASGRPVTWLALFAHPGQPDFHDQTFAKLGDLVKQAIPQITPRPIMSQGDLRNPTMFGSFISWQKVFNRPEAEKIAVYREAAFRDAFQQELESRQRSHMWGQMRVLEVGRRELAVHVGRTLEEIAASEGKRPVDAYFDLGLADDLATRFQSSTFNFDPAGVERLIADDRCLIGLSDGGAHVDVICDVGYATALLDLWVRKRGVLSLEKAVHKLTQVPATVFGIPDRGVLAEGKVADLVLFDPATVAARTPRYVHDLPCNGRRLICESEGIRATFVAGTQLYDDGRHTGAMPGRILRSYQ
- a CDS encoding SDR family NAD(P)-dependent oxidoreductase translates to MSEFLDLHGKVAVVTGAASGLGRAVARGLVREGARVVLGDIDKAGLERTARELGDAARWHRTDVARRDDVAALFRVCDEAFGPVEILATCAGIISSAPLAVMTEEEWDRVLAINTKGTFFCIQEAVTRMIPRRRGRIVTIGSDSVTRGGGRVATAAYTASKGAVVALTRNIARDLVGTGVSVNCLNPGPIDSPMHAPLTAEQRARVTASIPLGWMAKPEEIANGVLFLASDRAASFMFGANLNIDGGSQMGTS
- a CDS encoding thiamine pyrophosphate-binding protein, coding for MRGRQVFMESLIAHGVTYVFGNPGTTESPILDALQDYPSLRYIVALHEGVALGAASYYAQTSGRPAVVNLHVAPGLGNALGMLYNAFKARAPLVVTAGQQDTRLRLRGPVLGHDLVAMATPLTKWSVQVERADEFALIMHRALKIATDPPAGPVFVALPIDVLEQETDLAPLPPGRLYRAPEPDPSGVQAAADLLLGSRRPAFVLGDDVTGAAAEAAALAEQVGAAVWCEGLRAQQPLPSAHPNFRLGLPFDALAIRKALDGVDTVLLVGGPFFEEVWYAPGPPLPPGASVIHIESSPERLAHNLAVTVGLVSHPRAALSALAAAVERGASAAFRETADRRNEALRALKAQDAEAQRARAAKRWAGTPISVPRLVAEIEAALPADAIVVDESITASLDLTRTVQFERPGDYVGARGGGIGQALPGALGVKLAHPDRPVVALSGDGSAMYSIQALWTAAHHDLAVVFVILNNREYRILKHNMDTYRQRFGAKPDRGYPNMDLVGPDLGFVDLARGMGVAGERVATPDELRPALARALGAGRPFLLDVAIEGRA
- a CDS encoding polyprenyl synthetase family protein → MPSGRLRYGAGLAPAGPAGPSRAIESAADLLTRTVETLARRTPSVGAEAARELGDIVLALHFGDGSHATLRAHHNSVTVTAGLAPATVECFFNDESLLALYDLEGRPSQVLEQGAFDVRGTPEQVLAVWRTFQLLAQRAAGLRSVQSLWTAYREGRGLALAVAANGHEPGPGADVPDAAGLLRSSDAAAESASVATTRVLWNRRAGEGWWAFEGPRDADLFDIMERCRRRVADEILTLIPARHPVDGLYRLMREYPARGGKGLRPTLCIATCGAFGGHGEDAVRIAAAVEMFHNAFLIHDDIEDESLRRRGERCLHMEHGIPLAVNAGDGLNLLAVDTVLTNIERLGLARTLTMIHEIIHMCRESIEGQAVELGWIRRRHVPIRDADYINMVSQKTGWYTCRSPCRLGAIAAGHTRPRELDLLGEVFKQVGIAFQIQDDVLNLIGEEDLYGKETLGDLLEGKRTLMLIHLMRTVSARERRELHEWLRRPRSARTVAESRHVLRRMEQNDSIEYARRVAARHAARGARLFEDTLGFIPQSEGKAILRQVIHYVNTRLL